In Candidatus Eisenbacteria bacterium, the DNA window GACGACGCCGGCGCCCAGCTCACGCGCGGCCTCGATCGAGCCCGCGCCGTTCGCGACGCGGGTGGCTCCGATCCACGCGCGGTACTGGGTCACCATGGAGTTCATCCGAGTGTCCTGGCCGGGCGTGAAGTTCGTGTAGCAGGCGTCGGACGAGTAATCCATGTAGTTGTGGATGGGGTCGAGTCCGGTCTGCGTGCAACTGTTCCTCCCCGCCGGGCATCCGGACGTCGGGGAAGCCTGAGCCGGCGTGTCGCACACCTGGTCGCCCGCGGTGGAGCAGGTCCCGTCGGAGTGGCAGCCGCCCTGGAACGTGTGATAGAGGCCCAGGTAGTGGCCGACCTCGTGGGTCGCCGTCCCGCCGAGGTTGTAGGGCGCGAGCGTCCCTCCCGGCAGCGAGTTGTAGTGGACCACCACGCCGTCCTGGTTCGTCCCCGCCGCGCTCGTCCACGGGAAGACGGCCCAGCCGAGCAGGTTCTGTCCCGGCGAGCAGGTATAGATGTTGAGCGCGCTCCCGGGGGAGTTCGCCATGGCGTTCTTCGCCTGGACCTCGGCGCTCGATCCCGGGGTCATGCCGAACCACTTCCGGTTGTTCACGCGCTCGATGCTCGCGAGCGTGAACGTGTACCCGGTGTTCGCCGCCCCGGCGACGGGGTTGCCGTTGTAGTCCCTTCCGGCGAAATGCCAGTTCATGACCTGGATCTGCGCGTTGATCCAGGAGTCGGGAACGTTCCCCACGGTCCCGCCCTGGGTCTTGTAGATCACGTTGAAGTGGACGGGGATCACGCCTCCCGCCACGATCCGGTTCTCGCGGATCCAGCGCTCGATTTGCTCCGTCGGGATCCGGACCTTCGGACCGCGCTCGTCGGTGGCGCAGCGGTAGACGGTCTCGTCGTTGTGGGTCTTGCGCTCGCCGAATTCGGCCAGATCGAATCGTGTTCCAATCGGGTCCGGCTCGTCCAGGATGCCGCCAGGGCCACCCTCGTCGTTCGCCACGCGCGTCGCGCCGATCCACCCGCGATACTGGGTGACGTAGGCGTTCATCCGCGTGTCCTGGCCGGCGGTGAAGTTCGTGTAGCAGATGTCCGTGGAGTAATCCATGTAGTTGTGGATGGGATCCGCCCCCGGAGCCGGGCAGGTGTCCTTGCCGCTCGGACAGCCGGACGTGGCGGTCTGCTCCGCGGGCGTGTCGCACACCTGATCGCCCGTCGCGGAGCAGGAGCCCGTGTCGCACCCGCCCTGGAACGTATGCAGGAGCCCGAGGTAGTGGCCGACCTCGTGCGTCGCCGTTCCACCCAGGTTGTACGGAGCGAGCGATCCGTTCGGCAGGGACGCGTAGTGGATCACCACGCCGTCCTGGCTCGTGCCGGCCGCGCTGGTCCAGGGGAAGACGGCCCAGCCCAGGAGATTCTGTCCCGGTCCGCAGAGGAAGATGTTGAGCGCGCCGCCCGGATTGATCGACAGGGCGTTCTTGGCATCGCGCTCGTTGCGTGATCCGGGGGTCATTCCGAACCACTTGCTGTTGGTGGTGCGAGTCACTTGTACGAGGGTGAAGGAGTACCCGGTGTTCGCAGCGCCGGAGACGACATTCCCGTCGTAGTCGCGCCCCGAGAAGTTGTTGTTGAGAACGGCGATCTGCTCGGCGATGTCCGCGTCGGACACGTCACCGATGAGCTGGCCGCGCTGGGACTTGCGGATCACGTGCACGTACACGGGGATGTTGCCGCCCGCCACGATCCGGTTCTCCTGGATCCAGCGGTCGATGGTCTCCTGGGAAATCACGGGTCTGCGGCCCCGCTCGTCGGTGGCGCAGCGATAGACGGTTTCACCGTTGTCGGCCTTCCGCTCGCCGGGGTCGTGCGTGCCGGCCACCCGGTCGTCGAACGTGAGGCCGTCACGCGCGTGCGCGGGGGAGACGCCGAGGGAGATCGCGAGAACCATGAGGAGAAGCAACGAGATCTTCTTCATGGATTTCCTCCTGGAGAAAACAGGTGAATCACCCTGAGGAACCGAGGGGTCAGGGACTCGCGGCGACGTCACGGAGGTGCGCGGCCCGCGGTGGGCATGGTGTAGTTCTTACTCGCGCAGCGGTGGGCGTAATCGTGCGAGCCAGCTCGCGGAGCCGAAGGGGGGATGCAGCTGAGAACACTCGATACCGGCGACACGGACGAGTTTTCTGCTCCTCGCGGTGGGGATTGGCGCGGGAGGAGTTCTCGAAAGCTCGGTCGGACCCGACTCCGATCGAGCCGTGAAGTTCGATGGAACGCCCGATGATATCACGACGGTGCGAAGCGGTCAACGAAAGGCGGCTTGCGATATCCGAACCATCGGTCCGCCGGCAAAAAAAGGGGGCCGCATCGCTGCGGCCCCTGCACACGATCCCCGCCTTCCTTGGCAAGGGAAGCCCTTCGCGTCTCTCAGGGCGCGAAGTCGCCTGACGGAACGATCGGCCTCCTGGAATCCGTTCTTGAGGCGCCGCACGCGATCCCTCCGCGGCACCCGGGGCTTCTGCTGAAACCGATGGGGGAAGGCCGCTTCGAGCCTCGCGGCACGAAGGCGACCGACCCCACACCGGCCAGGAACAGGCCCCTCCCCTCCGTTCCCAACCCGACCCTTGGGAACCTACTCCTTGGGAATGAACTGCTGCTTCGTGTTCTCCTTGCGGAGCGCTTCCTTGTTCAAGACCTTGAACTCCACCCGCCGGTTCTTCGCCATGCCGAGTGCCGTCGTGTTCGACGCGATGGGCTGGCGCTCGCCGTAGCCCACTGCCGTGAACTGTCCCGGGTCCAGCTCGGGGAACTTGTTCAGGAGATAGTCGCGCACCGCCTTGGCGCGCGAGTCGCTCAGCTTCTGATTCAGCGCGTCGCTCCCGCGCGCGTCCGTGTGCCCGCCGATCTCGATCCGGAGCTGCGGCCAGCGGGAGAGGATGCCGCCGACGTCGTCCAGCACGCGGAAGGACTCGGACTTGATGGTCGCCTTTCCGGTGTCGAAGTTGACGTCCTGGAGCCGGATCATCCCCGTCTCCATGAGCTCGGTCTCGCGCACGCTGACCTGGAGCGGGCAGCCCTTGGCGTCCACGCGCACGTCCGAGGGCGTGTCGGGGCACGTGTCCACACCGTCGCACACGCCGTCCTGGTCCGCGTCGGTGGGACAGCCGTTCGGATTCACCGTGCAGCCGCGAGGCGTCGCGTCGCACTGATCGAGGCCGTCGTAGACGCCGTCTCCGTCCGCGTCCGCGGGGCATCCCGTGGCGTTCACCGTGGCCCCCGTCGGGGTATCCGGGCACGCGTCGGGACCGTCGGGCACGCCGTCCAGGTCCCGATCGTACGGACAACCCGCCGCGTCGACCGTGGAGCCGCGCGGCGTGGATTCGCACTGGTCGAGGCCGTCGTAGACCCCGTCCTGGTCCGCGTCCAGCGGGCACCCGGACGCGTCCACGCGCGCCCCCGCGGGTGTCGCCGGGCACCGGTCCAGGTCGTTCTTCACTCCGTCCAGGTCCTCGTCGGACGGACTCCCGCCGAAGCCGAAGGAGAGGCCGCCGAACGCCTCCAAGCTGTACCGCATCTTCTCCTCGTCGGAGTTCGGCGCCCCCACCTCGTAGCTCACGTTCCGGCCGTCCACGCGGATGGAGAGATTGTCGGTGAGCCTCGCGCGGAGCCCGGCCCCCGCGTTCCAGGCGAATCTCGAATCGGTTTCCTCGCCGACGTCGGCCCGCATCACGCCCGCGCCGAGCGTCACGTACGGAGTGACGGGCGAGCGGGGAGTGAGGAACCAGGTCACGTTCCCCTCGCCGTGCAGGAGCGTGAGATCGGAGCTGGCGGCGTACACGGCCTCGCTGTCGGCCTTCGTGTAGTGTCCGCGCAGCTCGAGCGCGACCGGCTCTCCGAGCCGGAGACCGAGGATGCCGCCGAACGAGGGAACGGGATCCTCCACGCCGAATTCCGCGGGAGGCCAGTAGAGGCCGCCGCCCGGCACGATCCAGAACGCGGGATCGTCGGCCCGGGCCGTGGCGGGAAGCGCGAGGAGGAGCGTGGAGAGCACGAGCAGGGACCGGTGAAACGTCGTGCGCACGAGGGACCTCCTGGTGGAGCGTCGATGCGTGGCCGCGCTCGCCGGCGAGCCGAGCGTCCGGCGCGCAATGTAGCCAAACGCACCGCTTCGCACAAGCTGGAATCGCCCTCGATTGACGCGGGGCGTTCGCGCGCCTAGTGTCTCGCCATGCCAGATCGTGACTTCGCGGCGGAAATCGCGGGAGGGTATGCGTTTCAGGGGCCCTCGCTCCTGGTCGGAGCGCCGCTCCGTGACGGAGTCGTGGCGGCGGAGGCGCGCGTGCGCGTTCCGCTCTCCATGTTGAACCGGCACGGCCTCGTCTCCGGCGCGACCGGCACGGGAAAAACGAAGACGCTCCAGGTTCTCGCCGAGCAGCTCTCCGAGGCGGGCGTCCCGGTCTTTCTCGCGGACGTGAAAGGCGACCTGAGCGGGCTCGCCGCTTCCGGAACCGCCGACCCCAAGGTGGTCCAGCGCGCCGGCTTGGTGGGCGTTCCCGTCGCCCCGGCGGCCCGGCCGGTCGAGTTCCTGAGTTTGACCGGCACTCGAGGAACTCCCGTGCGCGCGACGGTCTCCTCGTTCGGTCCGCTCCTCCTCGCGCGCGCGCTCGGGCTCAACGAGACCCAGAAGGCGGCGCTGGCGATCTGCTTCCGCTACTGCGACGACAAGGGGCTCCTGCTCCTCGACCTGAGCGACCTCCGGGCCGTGCTCCTCCATCTCACCGGGCCCGCCGCCGAGGAGCTGAAGCCGTACGGCGGCCTGGCGAAAGCGACCGCGGGGGTCCTCCTCCGGAACGTCACGGAGCTGGAGCAGCAGGGCGGCGGCGCGTTCTTCGGCGAGCCCGAGCTCGAGGCCGAGGACCTGCTGCGGGTCGACGCGGCGGGAAAGGGCGTCATCAGCGTGCTCGAGCTCGGCGACATGCAGGACCGTCCCGACCTCTTCTCGACCTTCCTCATGTGGCTCCTCGCCACCCTCTACCGCGATCTGCCGGAAGTCGGAGATCTCGAGAAGCCGAAGCTCGTCTTCTTCTTCGACGAGGCGCACCTCCTCTTCAACGAGGCGAGCAAGGAATTCCGCGAGCACGTCGAGCAGGTGGTCCGGCTCATCCGCTCGAAGGGAGTGGGAGTCTTCTTCGTGACCCATTCGCCTCGCGACGTGCCCGCGGACATCCTGGCGCAGCTCGGGAACCGCGTGCAGCACGCGCTTCGGGCCTTCACGCCCGCCGACGAGAAGGCGCTCCGCGCGGCCGCGAACACGTTCCCGCGATCGGAGTTCTACGACATCCCCGAGACGCTGAAGACCCTGGGCGTCGGCGAAGCGCTGGTGACGGTGCTGTCGCCGCGCGGCACGCCCACTCCGGTCGTCGCGACACTCCTGCCTCCCCCGATGAGCCGCATGGGTCCCGCCACTCCGGAGGAGGTCGACGCGATCGTCCGCCGCTCCCCGCTCCACGCCGAGTACGCCGAGGCGGTCGACCGGGAAAGCGCGCGGGAGAAGCTCGAAGGAGCCTCCGATCCAGCCTCCCGAGGCGGGGGAGCGAAGGCCTCCGAAGACGAGGAGGCGCCGACCCTTGGAGAGCGTCTCGGAAAGGCGATGGACTCGCCGGCCGGGCGGACGCTCCAGCGCGAGCTCGTTCGCGGGATCTTCGGGGTGCTGGGCATTCGCACCGCGGCTCGCCGGCGCCGGCGCCGGAGCCTCTTCTAGGCCCCTCTCGTGCGAGCGAAGGGCTCGCCCGCCGGGTCCGCCGATGGTATTCTCACCGTGTGACTTCCGCCGACGAGATCCGGGTCCGTCCTCTGTCCGAACTGGACATCTCCCGCATCGTCTCGATCGACGAGCGGCTCACCGGACAGTACCGCCCGGACGTGTGGGAGAGCCGGGTCGGCTACTACCTGAGGCGCGATCCCGAAGGCTGCCCCGTCGCGGAGCATCGGGGGAACGTCGTGGGGTTCATGTTCTCGGATGTCCGCGGTGGCGAGTTCGGCCTCGAGGAAGCCACGGGATGGATCGAGCGGATGGGCGTCGATCCGGACTACCAGGGCCGGTCCATCGGACGCCGCCTCTTCGAGGCGGTGCTCGAGAACATGACGCGCCGTGACGTGGCGGTGATCCGCACCCTCGTCGACAGGAAGGACTCGGACCTCGCTTCGTTCCTGAGGGCCGTCGGATTCGACAACGCTCCGCTCCAAGCCCTCGAGCGAAGGGTGGACGGGGCCACACCGTAGATTGAGCTGAGGACAGGCCCGATGCAGGTCGAGCAGACCACGCTTCCCAAGAAGTTCCACGACGCCGTCGTCCACTGGCAGCGCCACAACTTCCCCGACTACGGTCTCCTGCCCGAGAACTGGCAGAAGTACTTCCCGAACGATCCCGAGTTCTGCCTCTGCGCCAAGATGGAGGTGGGCATGGGGGACACGATCGAGGTCGGGGACAGGAAGGGCGAGCGGCGCATGACGAAGCCCGAGGAGATGGGGGAGGAGCCCGCGCGGCACCTGCTCCAGATCATCCGGGCGCAGGCCTCGACGGAGTTCGGCTCGATCCAGCAGCACGAAGGAACGCTCGCGCGCGCGCAGGACGACGAGGACCGCTTCTGGGTGCTCCGCGTCATGGCGGAGGAGCTGCGGCACGGCTACCAGATGTTCCACCTCCTGGTGTCCCAGGACTGGAGCGGCGTCTCCGGGCAGAAGGCGGAGGAGATGGTCGAGGAGATCCTCTCCATGCAGACCGGCTCCCACGTGCTCGACGCCTTCAACCTCGAGTACGACTCGTTCGTGGACAACGTGGTCTTCGCGGCCGTGATCGACCGCGTGGGGAAGTACCAGCTCTCGATGCAGCGCGTCTGCGCGTACAAGCCGTTCGCGCAGTCCATGCCGCCGATGCTGCGCGAGGAGGCGTTCCACCTGGCGGCGGGGGTCATCCCGATGCGCCGCTGGGTGCAGCGCGCCGCCGAGGGAAACGAGCTCATCTCGATGAACGCGATCCAGCGCTCGTTCCACAAGTGGCTCCCGCGCGGGCTCGAGATGTTCGGGCACGAGAAGGGCGGCGACTCGAACATCCGCTTCGGCTTCAAGAACATGAAGAACGCCGAGGCGCAGGCGCTCTACTACGAGGAGTGCCGCAAGATGATCGCCGACCTGAACCAGCGGTATCTCCGGGCGAGGCTCCCGAAGCTGAGCCCCTCCGAGGCGGAGCGGCTCGCGACGCGGCTTCTCGACGAGGGCGGCCGCCACGAGGGAATCACGCACGAGGATCTGATCCGGATCCCGCACCTCTCGTTCTTCCGCCGGAAGGGCGAACCCGCGTTCACGATGGTCGGGACCCGCGGCGAGGCGTACACGGACGTGGAGTCCTACCTGCGCCATCTGAAGTCCGCGCTCCCCGAGCCCTACCTCCACAGCCGCGACATGAAGGTCTACCTCGAGACGCTCCGCGACGTCGTCGCCGGGCGGATCACGACGGACCAGGCGATCCGGAAGATGCCGAAGCTGAAGCGCGTCGGCGGCATGTGCCCGTGCTCGAAGTCGGTGCGGTGGGTGATGGAGGAGGATGCAGCGGTGGATTCGGCAGCCAAGGAGCCGGCCAAG includes these proteins:
- a CDS encoding OmpA family protein — protein: MRTTFHRSLLVLSTLLLALPATARADDPAFWIVPGGGLYWPPAEFGVEDPVPSFGGILGLRLGEPVALELRGHYTKADSEAVYAASSDLTLLHGEGNVTWFLTPRSPVTPYVTLGAGVMRADVGEETDSRFAWNAGAGLRARLTDNLSIRVDGRNVSYEVGAPNSDEEKMRYSLEAFGGLSFGFGGSPSDEDLDGVKNDLDRCPATPAGARVDASGCPLDADQDGVYDGLDQCESTPRGSTVDAAGCPYDRDLDGVPDGPDACPDTPTGATVNATGCPADADGDGVYDGLDQCDATPRGCTVNPNGCPTDADQDGVCDGVDTCPDTPSDVRVDAKGCPLQVSVRETELMETGMIRLQDVNFDTGKATIKSESFRVLDDVGGILSRWPQLRIEIGGHTDARGSDALNQKLSDSRAKAVRDYLLNKFPELDPGQFTAVGYGERQPIASNTTALGMAKNRRVEFKVLNKEALRKENTKQQFIPKE
- a CDS encoding helicase HerA-like domain-containing protein, whose protein sequence is MPDRDFAAEIAGGYAFQGPSLLVGAPLRDGVVAAEARVRVPLSMLNRHGLVSGATGTGKTKTLQVLAEQLSEAGVPVFLADVKGDLSGLAASGTADPKVVQRAGLVGVPVAPAARPVEFLSLTGTRGTPVRATVSSFGPLLLARALGLNETQKAALAICFRYCDDKGLLLLDLSDLRAVLLHLTGPAAEELKPYGGLAKATAGVLLRNVTELEQQGGGAFFGEPELEAEDLLRVDAAGKGVISVLELGDMQDRPDLFSTFLMWLLATLYRDLPEVGDLEKPKLVFFFDEAHLLFNEASKEFREHVEQVVRLIRSKGVGVFFVTHSPRDVPADILAQLGNRVQHALRAFTPADEKALRAAANTFPRSEFYDIPETLKTLGVGEALVTVLSPRGTPTPVVATLLPPPMSRMGPATPEEVDAIVRRSPLHAEYAEAVDRESAREKLEGASDPASRGGGAKASEDEEAPTLGERLGKAMDSPAGRTLQRELVRGIFGVLGIRTAARRRRRRSLF
- a CDS encoding Phenylacetic acid catabolic protein, giving the protein MQVEQTTLPKKFHDAVVHWQRHNFPDYGLLPENWQKYFPNDPEFCLCAKMEVGMGDTIEVGDRKGERRMTKPEEMGEEPARHLLQIIRAQASTEFGSIQQHEGTLARAQDDEDRFWVLRVMAEELRHGYQMFHLLVSQDWSGVSGQKAEEMVEEILSMQTGSHVLDAFNLEYDSFVDNVVFAAVIDRVGKYQLSMQRVCAYKPFAQSMPPMLREEAFHLAAGVIPMRRWVQRAAEGNELISMNAIQRSFHKWLPRGLEMFGHEKGGDSNIRFGFKNMKNAEAQALYYEECRKMIADLNQRYLRARLPKLSPSEAERLATRLLDEGGRHEGITHEDLIRIPHLSFFRRKGEPAFTMVGTRGEAYTDVESYLRHLKSALPEPYLHSRDMKVYLETLRDVVAGRITTDQAIRKMPKLKRVGGMCPCSKSVRWVMEEDAAVDSAAKEPAKSEAP
- a CDS encoding GNAT family N-acetyltransferase; protein product: MTSADEIRVRPLSELDISRIVSIDERLTGQYRPDVWESRVGYYLRRDPEGCPVAEHRGNVVGFMFSDVRGGEFGLEEATGWIERMGVDPDYQGRSIGRRLFEAVLENMTRRDVAVIRTLVDRKDSDLASFLRAVGFDNAPLQALERRVDGATP
- a CDS encoding zinc metalloprotease, coding for MKKISLLLLMVLAISLGVSPAHARDGLTFDDRVAGTHDPGERKADNGETVYRCATDERGRRPVISQETIDRWIQENRIVAGGNIPVYVHVIRKSQRGQLIGDVSDADIAEQIAVLNNNFSGRDYDGNVVSGAANTGYSFTLVQVTRTTNSKWFGMTPGSRNERDAKNALSINPGGALNIFLCGPGQNLLGWAVFPWTSAAGTSQDGVVIHYASLPNGSLAPYNLGGTATHEVGHYLGLLHTFQGGCDTGSCSATGDQVCDTPAEQTATSGCPSGKDTCPAPGADPIHNYMDYSTDICYTNFTAGQDTRMNAYVTQYRGWIGATRVANDEGGPGGILDEPDPIGTRFDLAEFGERKTHNDETVYRCATDERGPKVRIPTEQIERWIRENRIVAGGVIPVHFNVIYKTQGGTVGNVPDSWINAQIQVMNWHFAGRDYNGNPVAGAANTGYTFTLASIERVNNRKWFGMTPGSSAEVQAKNAMANSPGSALNIYTCSPGQNLLGWAVFPWTSAAGTNQDGVVVHYNSLPGGTLAPYNLGGTATHEVGHYLGLYHTFQGGCHSDGTCSTAGDQVCDTPAQASPTSGCPAGRNSCTQTGLDPIHNYMDYSSDACYTNFTPGQDTRMNSMVTQYRAWIGATRVANGAGSIEAARELGAGVVEFHARPNPFNPRTKVEFGIRKDAMVSLQVYDVHGRLAATLVNRRMNAGDHAVDFDATRLASGVYQMVLRVEGEKALVRRVTLLK